In a single window of the Lodderomyces elongisporus chromosome 4, complete sequence genome:
- a CDS encoding uncharacterized protein (CAZy:GH76), translating to MAPLENPNLEGYHVARQMWLEYYNPKAGTYIAKKKCSGCYNDEKFVVWAVSVADQAIVDAARIYPEFKPLIQPAIAIFEKYKNRSKKGFSAAEGGDNDIYYDDDAQVCSAMLTAYEVTGDKTYLDQGRELTRFLMSGWNDNPNAVTKGGVHWHISKKLLNACTTAEVAKACLQCSKFIPSEAQVYVDFAAKCIDWQIKVLQDPGDKLIMDGIGEDGDKPDAAKWSYNTGTTLSAAAHLYQITKDQKWLKIATELAEAGINHNSFFYDRDFPNDKRYWRDPSYFNQLLIEGLADYLLYVGQDVPEGLAQRIHDEVRRHLIMFYEFMKDPRDGGYIQSFEPHNTYREVYDAKYHQWFGDGKGWGLKGEDKDGEGNPQKCLMGLGSAARIFFQGARIVPKI from the coding sequence ATGGCACCATTAGAAAATCCTAACTTAGAAGGGTACCACGTTGCCCGTCAAATGTGGTTGGAATACTATAATCCAAAAGCCGGTACATacattgccaaaaaaaaatgcagtGGCTGTTACAACGATGAGAAATTTGTCGTTTGGGCAGTTTCAGTGGCAGACCAGGccattgttgatgctgCACGAATCTACCCGGAGTTTAAGCCCTTGATTCAACCTGCAATTGCTATATTTgagaaatacaaaaatagaTCCAAGAAGGGGTTCTCTGCAGCTGAAGGCGGTGACAATGATATCTACTATGATGACGATGCCCAGGTTTGTTCTGCAATGCTTACTGCATACGAAGTCACAGGCGACAAAACATATTTGGACCAAGGTAGGGAATTGACAAGGTTTCTCATGAGTGGCTGGAACGATAACCCCAATGCGGTCACAAAAGGCGGTGTGCACTGGCACATCTCCaagaaattgttgaatgcATGTACCACCGCTGAGGTGGCCAAGGCGTGCTTGCAATGCTCCAAGTTTATCCCACTGGAGGCACAAGTTTATGTTGATTTTGCTGCAAAATGCATTGACTGGCAAATCAAAGTCTTGCAAGATCCAGGTGACAAGTTGATCATGGATGGTATTGGAGAGGATGGCGACAAACCGGATGCTGCAAAATGGTCGTATAATACAGGAACTACGCTTTCGGCTGCAGCACACTTGTACCAAATTACAAAGGACCAAAAGTGGTTAAAGATTGCTACTGAGTTGGCCGAGGCTGGAATCAACCATAACTCATTCTTTTACGATCGTGATTTCCCAAACGACAAACGATACTGGAGAGACCCATCATATTTCAACCAATTGTTGATTGAGGGTTTGGCTGATTATTTGCTTTATGTGGGGCAAGACGTACCCGAGGGATTGGCACAAAGAATTCATGACGAGGTACGAAGACATTTGATTATGTTTTACGAGTTTATGAAGGACCCTCGTGATGGCGGATACATTCAAAGTTTTGAGCCTCACAATACATACAGAGAAGTGTATGATGCAAAATACCACCAATGGTTTGGAGATGGTAAAGGATGGGGGTTGAAAGGCGAAGATAAGGATGGTGAAGGAAATCCACAAAAATGCCTTATGGGTCTTGGCTCTGCTGCAAGAATATTCTTTCAAGGTGCTAGAATTGTTCCAAAGATTTAA
- the RPL12A gene encoding 60S ribosomal protein L12A (BUSCO:EOG092651LN), with protein MPPKFDPSEVKFLYLRAVGGEVGASSALAPKIGPLGLSPKKVGEDIAKATKDFKGIKVTVQLRIQNRQATASVVPSASSLVITALKEPVRDRKKEKNVKHSGNIALDEIYEIARKMQDKSFGKNLASVTKEILGTAQSVGCRVDGKNPHDIIDAINAGEIDVPAN; from the coding sequence ATGCCTCCAAAATTCGACCCATCCGAAGTTAAATTCCTTTACTTGAGAGCCGTTGGTGGTGAAGTCGGTGCTTCATCCGCATTGGCCCCAAAGATTGGTCCATTGGGTTTGTCCCCAAAGAAGGTTGGTGAAGATATCGCCAAGGCCACTAAAGATTTCAAGGGTATCAAAGTTACCGTTCAATTGAGAATCCAAAACAGACAAGCCACCGCATCAGTCGTTCCATCTGCTTCATCATTAGTCATCACAGCTTTGAAAGAGCCAGTCAGAGacagaaagaaggaaaagaacgTTAAGCACTCTGGTAACATTGCTTTGGATGAGATCTACGAGATTGCCAGAAAGATGCAAGACAAATCTTTTGGTAAGAACTTGGCTTCAGTAACAAAGGAGATCTTGGGTACCGCACAATCTGTTGGATGCCGTGTTGACGGTAAGAACCCACACGATATCATCGACGCTATCAATGCTGGAGAGATTGACGTGCCTGCTAACTAA
- the ERG6 gene encoding Delta(24)-sterol C-methyltransferase — translation MSPVQLAEKNFERDEKFTKALHGDSHKKQGLFALMAKSKDAASVANEGYFKHWDGGVTEDDEKKRLGDYSQLTHHYYNLVTDFYEYGWGSSFHFSRYYKGEAFRQATARHEHYLAHKMNLNENMKVLDVGCGVGGPGREITRFTDCEIVGLNNNDYQIERANHYAKKYKLDHKLSYVKGDFMQMDFEPETFDAVYAIEATVHAPVLEGVYSEIYKVLKPGGVFGVYEWVMTDEYDETNEEHRKIAYGIEVGDGIPKMYKREVAEQALKNVGFEIEYEKDLADVDDEIPWYYPLAGDLKYCQSLGDLYTVFRTSRLGRFITTEAVGLMEKVGIAPKGSKQVTFALEDAAVNLVEGGRKKLFTPMMLYIARKPENKE, via the coding sequence atGTCTCCCGTTCAGTTggcagaaaaaaatttcgaAAGAGATGAAAAATTCACAAAGGCTCTTCACGGTGACTCTCACAAGAAGCAAGGTTTGTTTGCCTTGATGGCCAAGTCCAAAGACGCTGCCTCTGTTGCTAATGAAGGATATTTCAAACATTGGGATGGTGGTGTTACAGAGGACGacgaaaagaagagattaGGTGACTATTCGCAATTGACTcaccactactacaacTTGGTTACCGACTTTTACGAGTATGGATGGGGCTCGTCATTCCACTTTTCTAGATACTACAAGGGTGAAGCGTTTAGACAGGCTACAGCAAGACATGAACACTACTTGGCGCACAAGATGAACTTGAACGAAAACATGAAGGTTCTCGATGTTGGttgtggtgttggtggtcCAGGTAGAGAAATCACTAGATTCACCGATTGTGAGATTGTTGGTTTGAACAACAATGATTACCAAATTGAAAGAGCAAACCACTATGCCAAGAAGTACAAATTGGACCACAAATTATCTTATGTCAAAGGTGACTTTATGCAGATGGATTTCGAGCCAGAAACTTTTGACGCTGTGTATGCAATTGAGGCAACTGTTCATGCGCCAGTCTTGGAAGGTGTCTACTCTGAGATCTACAAGGTTTTGAAACCAGGTGGTGTGTTTGGTGTTTACGAATGGGTCATGACTGATGAATACGACGAGACAAATGAAGAACACAGAAAGATCGCTTATGGTATCGAAGTTGGTGACGGTATCCCCAAGATGTACAAACGTGAAGTTGCTGAACAAGCTTTGAAAAACGTTGGTTTTGAGATTGAATACGAAAAGGACTTGGCAGATGTCGATGATGAGATCCCATGGTACTATCCATTAGCAGGTGACTTGAAATATTGCCAATCCTTGGGTGATTTGTACACTGTGTTTAGAACCTCTAGATTGGGTAGATTTATCACTACCGAGGCTGTTGGATTGATGGAAAAGGTGGGTATTGCACCAAAGGGATCAAAGCAAGTCACATTTGCTTTGGAAGACGCGGCAGTGAACTTGGTCGAAGGTGGACGTAAAAAGTTATTTACGCCAATGATGTTGTACATTGCCAGAAAACCAGAAAACAAGGAGTAA
- the STE50 gene encoding Adaptor for signal transduction (BUSCO:EOG09263CAC), with translation MTESFLKWDPAQVATYINSLVEKDDDKRHGAAFLDNNIDGSLLPFITTEHLKEIGIDSLMLRLSIKKGISLLIADHYKKYPPKSLTDMEKYSLNNVDINNNHITLESLALTTNLIQDSVQKFNSDLLQGVLTESPISPTNDEIKKLSESFTKLKTDLIPITKLLKESKPLPTPTLDPGSATVESPSYLSYLHEHDANSEKRLSKEDSTPDTPTTTSTTASAGAGKGAGIGATAGLTTTPLSRDPSFTSSPASNRFSSGTLLSMGTGKIISQSVSRFADLKNAADFKLQKVGIQKSNSSKSIESQSVPVTASVPAVVRAKLGDHISTSPTNVGDIQMQEQQISHDVGKLASAAGQTGFSTAPFISTYPGPSTTNTTTTTSMIPPPPPHPPQSTTAAKSLGTTAVSTALNNSSGSTVPVHPSESRPPLSSSNSKSSQVSKHDANEPLKQLRASTDDSCLKILQQAMKRHHIPRDDWSKYVLVICYGDKERILKLAEKPVVIFKKLQESGRHPAIMLRQLADATPVVDSDGSLYEDSRISSDIPGGYL, from the coding sequence ATGACGGAATCATTCTTAAAATGGGATCCTGCCCAAGTTGCCACTTATATCAACTCACTTGTGGAGAAAGATGACGACAAGAGACACGGTGCCGCGTTTCTTGATAATAACATTGATGGTTCGCTTCTTCCATTTATCACCACTGAGCATCTAAAAGAGATTGGTATTGACTCACTTATGCTAAGGCTAAGCATCAAAAAGGGAATTAGTCTACTAATAGCTGATCATTACAAGAAATACCCGCCAAAGTCCTTAACGGATATGGAGAAATACAGCTTGAACAACGTGGATATTAACAATAATCATATAACATTGGAATCCCTTGCACTAACGACAAATTTGATTCAAGACTCGGTGCAAAAATTCAATAGTGATTTATTACAAGGAGTACTTACTGAATCGCCCATCTCCCCTACCAATGacgaaataaagaaattatCAGAGAGTTTTACTAAACTCAAAACAGATCTAATCCCAATTACAAAACTTTTAAAGGAATCTAAACCGTTGCCTACGCCAACATTAGATCCGGGCTCTGCAACCGTAGAATCGCCGTCTTATCTATCGTATCTACACGAGCACGATGCTAACAGTGAAAAACGCTTATCCAAAGAAGACTCAACACCCGATACACCTACTACAACATCGACAACTGCATCAGCGGGAGCGGGAAAAGGAGCGGGAATAGGAGCAACAGCAGGGTTAACAACAACTCCTTTATCACGAGACCCTTCATTCACACTGAGTCCAGCTTCAAACCGATTTTCTTCGGGAACACTTTTGTCAATGGGTACGGGTAAGATAATATCTCAATCGGTGTCACGTTTTGCAGATCTCAAAAATGCTGCTGACTTTAAACTACAAAAAGTCGGAATTCAAAAGAGTAATTCAAGTAAAAGCATTGAGTCTCAACTGGTTCCTGTGACGGCATCTGTGCCAGCTGTGGTGCGAGCTAAATTAGGTGATCATATAAGCACTAGCCCTACGAATGTTGGCGACATACAAATGCAAGAGCAACAAATATCGCATGATGTTGGTAAACTAGCCAGTGCTGCAGGTCAAACTGGTTTCTCGACTGCTCCGTTCATTTCGACCTATCCTGGTCCTAGTACTACTaacactactaccaccacatCCATgattcctcctcctcctcctcatcCTCCTCAATCTACCACTGCCGCAAAATCCCTTGGTACTACTGCTGTGAGTACCGCTTTGAATAACTCTTCAGGAAGTACCGTTCCCGTTCATCCATCGGAGTCACGCCctcctctttcttctaGTAACCTGAAAAGCTCGCAAGTCAGTAAGCACGATGCTAATGAACCATTAAAGCAACTCCGAGCATCTACTGATGATTCTTGTTTGAAGATCTTACAGCAAGCGATGAAGCGTCATCATATACCTCGGGATGACTGGTCGAAATACGTGCTAGTGATTTGCTACGGAGACAAAGAGAGGATTTTAAAACTTGCAGAAAAGCCAGTTGTAATTTTTAAGAAATTGCAAGAATCGGGTAGACACCCAGCAATTATGTTGAGGCAACTAGCTGACGCTACACCGGTAGTTGACAGCGATGGTTCTCTTTATGAAGACTCTAGAATTAGTTCAGACATCCCTGGTGGATATTTGTAA
- the UTP4 gene encoding U3 small nucleolar RNA-associated protein (BUSCO:EOG09260VEY), translating to MEVHRCRFVDYTPHTITSLAFSTRSTLDDNKPTPLDLRLAVGRSNGDIEIWNPRHNWTHELTLAGSSGRSVEGLCWVTTYSSSHPSTTGASRKVESSRLFSIGGSTYITEWNLATGQPLINYDCNAGVIWTIDVNSTGDKLAVGCDDGSVVVVDISGGKGSLEHDIICQRQDARVLSLKWNKNEQIIGGCADGRIRVWSFQPETKGRIMATMRVDKSKTESTLVWSLDVLKNKHQFISGDSTGHVKIWDLRYFTLVQSFKIHDADVLSIVCNLKEDKFYSSGIDRKIHQFDLLNTKTSSKWVHSYNRLLHSNDIRAMAIYESKNLNVLVSGGVERAIVIQNLQSFHDGKYKKLLINQQKSNVVVDDDADNNDNRLIALWSDQTVKIWKVCDSSKQKLVSKLTLSDDENITSVDLKNNVLVVAKMSSVKVYELFEVAEDKYKVSKIRDENFDSLVSGAKIVKLLNDAQFLVVTPDEEIYRFKINFDDKDDGEATITLEEEVELFENDNDDKNNGSFSYSINHLTITPDSQTLIISRFNGSIEIYPLFNNDKIQNPYTLTKLSLSPHLIACRNSERLVVLTEENKLFEFNIGTQEQGQGQGQGQGQGLTAWSKRNSEYLPRQFTALEDKPQGMFVQSDKVWIYGTTWICFFDLTKNIPINKMYKNLSIGRKRNRSGLTINDADYLDGEEASVHQIEQGMKQSGLDKMRQHIKDEGEDEEQLEAGDAEINASDKKAFWMTEKYRPIMKVANFGENALVVIERPYFALPTTPAFDLPKLRV from the coding sequence ATGGAGGTTCACAGATGTCGATTTGTTGATTATACTCCACACACGATCACATCGCTTGCGTTCTCTACACGTTCGACGCTCGATGACAACAAACCAACACCCTTAGATTTGCGTCTCGCAGTTGGCAGAAGCAATGGTGACATCGAGATATGGAACCCTCGTCATAACTGGACACACGAGCTTACTCTCGCAGGCTCTCTGGGCCGCTCAGTTGAAGGTTTGTGCTGGGTAACAACATATTCTTCCAGTCATCCTTCTACTACTGGCGCCTCAAGAAAAGTTGAGTCATCTCGATTATTCTCCATCGGTGGATCAACATACATCACAGAATGGAACTTAGCTACAGGCCAACCATTGATAAATTATGATTGTAATGCTGGTGTGATATGGACAATTGATGTCAACTCAACTGGTGATAAGCTTGCTGTTGGATGCGACGACGGGtctgttgtcgttgttgatATCTCAGGCGGTAAAGGGTCTTTAGAGCACGATATCATTTGTCAGCGTCAGGATGCAAGAGTCTTGAGTTTGAAGTGGAATAAAAATGAACAGATTATTGGTGGTTGTGCTGATGGAAGAATTAGAGTATGGAGTTTTCAGCCAGAGACCAAAGGTAGAATTATGGCAACAATGAGGGTAGACAAATCCAAGACAGAAAGTACACTTGTGTGGTCTTTGGATGTGTTAAAGAACAAGCATCAATTCATAAGTGGAGATTCTACGGGCCATGTCAAGATTTGGGACCTTAGATACTTTACGTTGGTGCAAAGTTTCAAGATCCACGATGCTGATGTCCTTTCAATCGTTTGCAACCTTAAAGAGGATAAGTTCTATTCACTGGGTATTGACCGTAAAATACATCAGTTTGACTTGTTAAACACAAAGACTAGTAGTAAATGGGTGCATAGTTACAACAGACTCCTACATTCAAACGATATAAGGGCCATGGCCATATATGAAAGCAAGAACTTAAATGTCTTGGTGAgtggtggtgttgaaaGAGCAATAGTTATTCAAAACTTGCAGTCATTCCACGATGGAAAATACAAGAAGTTATTGATTAATCAACAAAAGAGCAATGTTGTTGTCGATGATGATGCcgataataatgataatagaTTGATTGCATTGTGGAGTGATCAAACGGTTAAGATTTGGAAAGTTTGCGACTCTAGTAAACAAAAACTTGTTTCAAAGCTCACTTTATCGGATGATGAAAATATTACAAGCGTGGACTTGAAAAACAATGTCTTGGTTGTTGCCAAGATGTCATCAGTCAAAGTGTATGAGTTATTTGAGGTGGCCGAGGACAAGTACAAGGTGAGCAAGATTAGAGACGAAAACTTTGACTCTCTTGTTTCTGGTGCAAAAATTGTCAAACTTCTTAATGATGCCCAGTTCTTAGTGGTTACTCCAGATGAAGAGATATACCGATTTAAAATCAATTTTGATGATAAAGATGACGGCGAAGCAACAATTACtcttgaagaagaagtcgAACTTTTTGAAAACGATAATGACGACAAGAATAATGGAAGCTTCTCATATTCTATAAATCATTTGACTATTACACCAGACTCACAAACACTCATTATTTCGCGCTTTAATGGTAGTATTGAGATATATCCACTTTTCAACAACgataaaattcaaaatcCATACACACTTACTAAGCTTTCTTTGTCCCCTCACCTTATTGCCTGTCGTAATAGCGAGCGTTTAGTTGTCCTCACCGAGGAAAACAAGCTTTTTGAATTTAATATAGGCACACAAGAGCAAGGCCAAGGCCAAGGTCAAGGTCAAGGTCAAGGTCTTACAGCATGGTCTAAGAGGAATAGTGAATATTTGCCTCGGCAATTTACGGCTTTGGAAGACAAGCCTCAGGGAATGTTTGTCCAGTCCGATAAAGTTTGGATTTATGGAACAACGTGGATCTGCTTTTTTGACTTGACCAAAAACATTCCAATCAACAAGATGTATAAAAATTTAAGTATAGgcagaaagagaaatagaAGTGGATTGACTATAAATGATGCCGATTACTTAGATGGCGAAGAGGCATCCGTGCACCAGATTGAGCAAGGAATGAAACAAAGTGGGTTGGACAAGATGAGGCAGCATATTAAAGATGAAGGCGAGGATGAGGAACAATTAGAGGCGGGAGATGCTGAAATCAATGCCCTGGACAAGAAGGCATTTTGGATGACTGAGAAGTACAGACCTATAATGAAAGTAGCCAACTTTGGCGAGAACGCATTGGTAGTAATTGAAAGACCCTACTTTGCATTACCTACTACTCCAGCATTTGATTTGCCCAAATTAAGGGTATAG